ATTATAATACGGACATCGCAATATTTTTCGCATTGACGTTAATTGCATTGATTTCGCACGTGACTATCTATATCAAGATAGCGAAACCTATAAACGACAGAATGTCGCAAGCGGCTTTGGAAAAACGAACACCAACCGACATAAGACAGTTGCAACAGCTTTGGGACAGTGTAATTATTTACCGGGCCGCGCTTCTAACTATTGCCATGATTGCGCTGACCGCAGGGTTATCTGCTGTTAAATAATAGCTTCAATGCATTTTGAGTAGCAGCTTGACAACTCCTACAACAATGCCTATCAAAAACGACAAAAGCAGGTAAGAAACAGGCATCATAACACTTCTCAAAAGCAACGATTTTTTGCTATAACCGTAAGCCGAAAAAAATTGATAGTAGAAAAAAATACTGTACAAAAATGAGAAGAGCGTAAGAAAACCCAGGTACAATACGGACAGCACCGCGGTGTTAGTGTAAAATATAGTCAAGATGCTTAACAAAAGCCCGATAAGCATTTCGGGTATGATGCGGTATGAGTTAAGCACCAGATGCTCTGAATAGTTAAGCCGCGCTTTATAAAACCAGGCAAAGCTGAAGAGCGAATAAAGAGGGATAGAAATAATAAGCACCAATTTGGGGTAGGCAGCCATAAATTTCTCAACCGAATTCATCATTTCGCGGCTCTGCTGCGGCACTAAATCAGCCATTTTTATGTGCACGTAGGGCGCAAGCATAGCCGAGATAGTTAAAATAAGCAGAATCAGCGTTACAAAACTAAAGTAATTGACCCTTTTACCCTCAATGAACTCACGTACGCCGTGCCCGGGCCGTGTAAAAAGTTCCTTGAGGGTAAATAAAATGCCCTTGTCTACATGCCATACGCCATGTATCAGGTCGTGCTCCATAAAGTGCTTAATAGAATAACGGTGCGTGGCAACTTTTTGTCCACATCGCGGGCAATAATTTAACGTAACGTCGGCTGCACAGTTGAGGCATTTTGAGGTCATACAGTGATAAGGTTATATAGTATTGTATGCTTTGGTCTCGATGAGTAACAGAGTTGTAATGGATTAACATTATAACCGGCGATAAAACACGTAAAAAACAGTGCTGCGGATGTAGCAACGCTTAACAGCAAATCAGAAAGGGGGCTCCGGTTTTGCATCAGTTTTACAGTCAGTTATAGTTTAAATTGCGCTAATATACCAATATATCATCACATTGTGATATAAAATATTTTTTAACTATCTGTAAAATTTATCGCCTATCTCTTCTAAAATATTGCCTGGCAGGTACGTTGTAGGATATTGTTTTGAAGATAGTATAAAACATTGCAAATTGCGCCAAACTCAACATAGATGACAAGGAAAGTTACTGACGGCCCCGTCAGGAATAAAGAACGCACAAAGGCCAAACTGATTGATGCACTTGGCAGTACGCTTAAAACAAGAGGCTTTTCGGGGCTCAGTGTTAGCGGCGTGGCTAATGAGGCTAAGGTTGACCGCAGGCTGATCTATGATTATTTTGGTGATCTGGATGGTTTGGTTAAGGAATACCTGAACAGTAAAGATTACTGGAAAATACAACCCGAACACGTAGCTGGAATTATACAAATGGCTAAAGAAGATGCAGGCAAAGGGTTGGCTTATGGCGTTTTGGAGGACCAGTTTAACAGCCTGATTGGCAACGACGAAATGCGGCGGATAATTACCTGGGGATTGAGCGATAAATCGCCCATGTTAAAAGAGGTTGACCAAAAGCGCGAATACACAGGCGAACAAATATTGCAGGCCGTTTTTGATCCGCATTTTAAGGACGGCTGCAAAAACTTCAGGGCCATGTACGCGCTGTTGATGGGTGGCATTTACTATTTAACACTGCACGCTAAAATGCAGGAAAGCACGTTTTGCGGCATTGACGTTCAGCAGCCTGAAGGACAGGAACAAATTAAACAAGCGCTAAAGCAAATGATCGAAATGATGTATTCCTGAACAAGTTACAAATAATCAAATAACTTAAAGTTTTTTTTTGCAGAATGACTGCACAGCCTTAGCGCTAAACCTTTTTGTTTAGCCATCAACGGCGCGTAATTATAACGGTGGCCCTCTCCTATCTGTTCCGGCTTGGTAATTCAGGCAGCGGCTTCAGCACCTAAGCTTTCCATCGCGGATATTCTTTCGCCAATATATTTTTTTGCAAACAACAAAAAGGCAATGCAAAAATTTCAATATTGAAAAAGACCTCGCAATTGTTCAATCGCAGTTCAATCATTAATAGCGAAAAGATAAAAGCTCTAACTGATCAAATAATATCAGTATCAGTCAGCTTTAACAATATTAACAGCCGTTAATCCTTTCGGGCCCTTCTCTACTAAAAAGGTTACTTTATCATGCTCTTTTGCCTGGAATTCCAGGTTATTAACATGGAAAAATATATTTTCGTCCATAGTGAGAGATTTGATAAAGCCATACCCTTTTGAACTATTAAAAAAGATGATCTCTCCCTTTTTCAAAGGCTCGTCCTCTTCCGCTGTTTGACGGGGAACGCCAATTACAATATCCTTAGCTGAAATAACTTTAGGCACATTGTTAGTTGGACGCGTAGTGGTAATATTGCCGTTCTCGTCAATATAAGCCATCATGTCTTCTAAAGATTTACCTTTACTGGAATTATTCTTACGTTCGGCTGTTTTTTCCTTTTTTTCCAGTTGTTTTTTAAGCCGTTTTTTTTCTTTTTCTTTCTTGTTAAATGTTTCGTTGGATCTTGCCATGTATTATTAAGTGGTTATAAAAAAAAACACCTGCCGGTTAAGCAGGTGTTACGAGTAAGATATAGTGATAATTAAATTACTTTTACGTTTACCGCGTTAAGACCTTTTCTGCCATTCTCCACGTCAAAAGTAACTTGATCATTTTCGCGGATTTGGTCGATAAGACCTGTAGAGTGTACAAAAACATCAGTTTTTGTATCAGCTTGTGAAATAAATCCAAAACCTTTTTCGGTGTTGAAAAACTTCACGGTTCCTTCTTTTTGCATTATTATTATTTTAAATGAACCGCAAGGTACGATTAATATATCAGATAATTTTACTTAGGGTAAAATAATTTAAAATTCATTTAAACACCTACTACCGTGGTGCTAAATTAAATTTTCGCTTTCTGACCGTAAAAAAGTTTAAAATACAACTTCAACAGTATTCAAACTATTTTGAGAGGAGTTGCCCAGCATAAGTTTATAGCGTCCCAAACAAGCGATAAACAAGAAGTTGTACTACATGGTTCAATCCGCCAAAACAAAAAAGTGTAAACTACCAAAACGTTAATCACGATAGTTAATAAAATAAATTCGGGTCAAC
This Mucilaginibacter defluvii DNA region includes the following protein-coding sequences:
- a CDS encoding cold shock domain-containing protein, with amino-acid sequence MARSNETFNKKEKEKKRLKKQLEKKEKTAERKNNSSKGKSLEDMMAYIDENGNITTTRPTNNVPKVISAKDIVIGVPRQTAEEDEPLKKGEIIFFNSSKGYGFIKSLTMDENIFFHVNNLEFQAKEHDKVTFLVEKGPKGLTAVNIVKAD
- a CDS encoding TetR/AcrR family transcriptional regulator, whose translation is MTRKVTDGPVRNKERTKAKLIDALGSTLKTRGFSGLSVSGVANEAKVDRRLIYDYFGDLDGLVKEYLNSKDYWKIQPEHVAGIIQMAKEDAGKGLAYGVLEDQFNSLIGNDEMRRIITWGLSDKSPMLKEVDQKREYTGEQILQAVFDPHFKDGCKNFRAMYALLMGGIYYLTLHAKMQESTFCGIDVQQPEGQEQIKQALKQMIEMMYS
- a CDS encoding cold shock domain-containing protein; translated protein: MQKEGTVKFFNTEKGFGFISQADTKTDVFVHSTGLIDQIRENDQVTFDVENGRKGLNAVNVKVI
- a CDS encoding DUF3667 domain-containing protein, with amino-acid sequence MEHDLIHGVWHVDKGILFTLKELFTRPGHGVREFIEGKRVNYFSFVTLILLILTISAMLAPYVHIKMADLVPQQSREMMNSVEKFMAAYPKLVLIISIPLYSLFSFAWFYKARLNYSEHLVLNSYRIIPEMLIGLLLSILTIFYTNTAVLSVLYLGFLTLFSFLYSIFFYYQFFSAYGYSKKSLLLRSVMMPVSYLLLSFLIGIVVGVVKLLLKMH